From one Shewanella sp. GD04112 genomic stretch:
- the silB gene encoding Cu(+)/Ag(+) efflux RND transporter periplasmic adaptor subunit SilB, whose amino-acid sequence MASLKIKYAAIIISSLLAGGLISVTAWQYVNSSQKTVQTEQKAPEKKVLFWYDPMKPDTKFDKPGKSPFMDMDLVPKYADESGDKSNGGIRIDPTQVQNLGLKTQKVTRGMLNYSQTIPANVSYNEYQFVIVQARSDGFVEKVYPLTTGDHVKKGTPLIDITIPEWVEAQSEFLLLSGTGGTPTQIKGVLERLRLAGMPEEDIQRLRSTRTIQTRFTIKAPIDGVITAFDLRTGMNISKDKVVAQIQGMDPVWISAAVPESIAYLLKDTSQFEISVPAYPDKTFHVEKWNILPSVDQTTRTLQVRLQVSNKDEFLKPGMNAYLKLNTKSQEMLLIPSQAVIDTGKEQRVITVDDEGKFVPKQIHVLHESQQQSGIGSGLNEGDTVVVSGLFLIDSEANITGALERMRHPEKTESSMPAMSDQPVNRHSGH is encoded by the coding sequence ATGGCTTCTTTAAAGATAAAATATGCTGCAATAATTATCAGCAGCCTCCTAGCAGGAGGGCTGATATCGGTTACTGCCTGGCAGTATGTAAACTCATCACAAAAAACAGTACAAACAGAACAAAAGGCACCGGAGAAAAAGGTACTTTTCTGGTATGACCCGATGAAACCGGATACCAAATTTGATAAACCCGGAAAATCTCCCTTTATGGATATGGACCTTGTGCCAAAATATGCTGATGAAAGTGGCGATAAAAGTAATGGCGGGATCCGTATCGATCCAACCCAGGTTCAGAATCTGGGATTAAAAACGCAAAAAGTCACGCGAGGAATGCTGAATTATTCTCAGACAATTCCGGCTAATGTCAGTTACAACGAATATCAGTTTGTCATTGTGCAGGCGCGCTCTGACGGTTTCGTCGAAAAAGTGTATCCCCTGACTACTGGCGATCATGTGAAGAAAGGCACTCCGCTTATCGATATCACCATTCCTGAATGGGTTGAGGCACAAAGTGAGTTCCTGCTGCTATCCGGTACAGGCGGTACGCCAACCCAGATAAAAGGGGTTCTGGAGCGACTTCGTCTGGCTGGTATGCCGGAAGAGGATATTCAAAGACTGCGTTCAACCCGCACAATCCAGACCCGTTTTACCATTAAAGCACCTATTGATGGTGTCATTACTGCATTTGACCTGCGCACCGGCATGAATATTTCGAAAGATAAGGTGGTGGCTCAGATTCAGGGGATGGACCCGGTCTGGATCAGCGCTGCAGTGCCGGAATCTATCGCCTATCTGCTGAAAGATACGTCGCAGTTTGAAATTTCGGTACCGGCTTATCCGGATAAAACATTCCATGTCGAAAAATGGAACATTCTTCCCAGCGTGGATCAGACAACCCGTACGCTTCAGGTCCGTCTCCAGGTTTCTAATAAGGATGAGTTTCTCAAGCCGGGCATGAATGCCTATCTGAAACTCAATACCAAGAGCCAGGAGATGCTGCTGATACCAAGCCAGGCCGTTATCGATACCGGCAAAGAACAGCGCGTGATTACTGTTGATGATGAAGGCAAGTTTGTGCCGAAACAGATCCACGTTCTGCATGAATCACAACAACAGTCCGGCATCGGCTCCGGCCTGAATGAAGGCGATACCGTGGTGGTCAGTGGTCTGTTCCTCATTGACTCCGAAGCCAATATTACGGGCGCGCTGGAACGTATGCGCCATCCTGAAAAAACAGAAAGCAGTATGCCAGCAATGTCTGACCAGCCTGTAAATAGGCATTCAGGGCACTGA
- the cusF gene encoding cation efflux system protein CusF, giving the protein MRNSLKAVLFGAFSVMFSAGLHAETHQHGDMNAASDASVQQVIKGTGVVKDIDMNSKKITISHEAIPAVGWPAMTMRFTFVNADDAINALKIGNHVDFSFIQQGNISLLKSINVTQS; this is encoded by the coding sequence ATGCGTAATTCACTTAAAGCTGTTTTATTTGGTGCCTTCTCTGTCATGTTTTCTGCCGGTCTTCATGCTGAAACACATCAGCATGGCGATATGAATGCTGCCAGTGATGCTTCGGTACAGCAGGTTATCAAGGGCACCGGTGTCGTTAAAGACATTGATATGAATAGTAAAAAGATCACCATTTCGCACGAAGCAATCCCTGCGGTGGGCTGGCCTGCAATGACCATGCGCTTCACTTTTGTTAATGCAGACGACGCTATCAATGCCCTGAAAATCGGCAACCATGTCGATTTCTCGTTTATTCAGCAGGGCAATATCTCCTTACTCAAAAGCATTAACGTTACGCAATCCTGA
- the silC gene encoding Cu(+)/Ag(+) efflux RND transporter outer membrane channel SilC, whose amino-acid sequence MFKLKLLSISTIFILTGCVSLAPEYQRPAAPVPQQFSLSRNSLTPAVNGYQDTGWRNFFVDPQVTRLIGEALANNRNLRMAALKVEEARAQFNVTDADRYPQLNASSGITYSGGLKGDKPTTQEYDAGLELRYELDFFGKLKNLSDADRQNYFASEEARRAVHILLVSSVSQSYFSQQLAYEQLRIARETLKNYEQSYAFVEQQLVTGSTNVLALEQARGQIESTRAEIAKREGDLAQANNALQLVLGTYRALPPEKGMKGGETAPVKLPSNLSSQILLQRPDIMEAEYQLKAADANIGAARAAFFPSITLTSGLSASSTELSSLFTPGSGMWNFIPKIDIPVFNAGRNKANLKLAEIRQQQSVVNYEQKIQSAFKDVSDTFALRDSLSQQLESQQRYLDSLQITLQRARGLYASGAVSYIEVLDAERSLFATQQTILDLTYSRQVNEINLFTALGGGWVE is encoded by the coding sequence ATGTTCAAATTAAAATTACTCAGCATTAGCACGATATTCATCCTGACCGGTTGTGTCTCTCTGGCACCTGAATATCAGCGCCCGGCAGCACCGGTACCCCAGCAGTTTTCACTGTCCCGAAACAGCCTGACGCCAGCAGTGAATGGTTATCAGGATACGGGCTGGCGTAACTTTTTTGTCGATCCCCAGGTTACCCGGCTGATCGGGGAAGCCCTTGCTAATAACCGTAATTTGAGAATGGCTGCCCTGAAGGTTGAAGAGGCCCGGGCCCAGTTCAACGTCACGGATGCAGATCGTTATCCCCAGCTGAATGCCTCATCCGGGATCACCTACAGCGGTGGTCTGAAAGGCGACAAGCCGACCACACAGGAGTACGACGCGGGTCTGGAACTCCGCTATGAGCTCGATTTTTTCGGCAAGCTCAAGAACTTGAGTGACGCTGATCGCCAGAACTACTTTGCCAGCGAAGAAGCCCGTCGGGCTGTACATATCCTGCTGGTCTCCAGCGTTTCACAAAGCTATTTCAGCCAGCAACTGGCGTATGAACAACTCCGTATCGCGCGGGAAACGCTGAAAAATTACGAACAGTCCTATGCTTTCGTTGAGCAACAGCTCGTGACCGGGAGTACGAATGTGCTGGCGCTTGAACAGGCCAGGGGACAAATCGAAAGTACCCGCGCTGAGATAGCCAAACGAGAAGGCGATCTGGCTCAGGCAAACAATGCCCTGCAACTGGTGCTGGGAACGTACCGTGCACTGCCGCCAGAAAAAGGGATGAAAGGCGGTGAGACCGCGCCAGTTAAACTGCCATCAAACCTGTCGTCACAAATTTTGCTGCAGCGACCGGATATTATGGAGGCGGAATACCAGCTGAAAGCTGCTGATGCGAATATTGGCGCAGCGCGGGCGGCCTTTTTCCCGTCCATTACCCTGACCAGTGGCCTTTCCGCAAGCAGTACGGAGCTGTCCAGTCTCTTCACGCCAGGAAGCGGAATGTGGAATTTTATCCCTAAAATTGACATTCCTGTTTTTAATGCCGGCAGGAACAAAGCCAATCTCAAACTGGCAGAAATTCGCCAGCAACAGTCGGTGGTTAATTACGAACAAAAAATTCAGTCCGCCTTTAAGGATGTTTCCGACACGTTTGCGCTGCGCGACAGCCTTAGCCAGCAACTTGAGTCACAGCAGCGTTATCTTGATTCACTTCAGATAACTCTCCAGCGAGCCAGAGGATTGTATGCAAGTGGTGCTGTCAGTTACATCGAAGTGCTGGATGCAGAACGTTCCCTCTTCGCTACGCAGCAAACCATTCTCGATCTTACCTATTCCCGACAGGTTAACGAAATTAATCTGTTTACTGCGCTGGGTGGCGGTTGGGTAGAATAA
- the silR gene encoding copper/silver response regulator transcription factor SilR, with amino-acid sequence MKILIVEDEIKTGEYLSKGLREAGFVVDHADNGLTGYHLAMTAEYDLVILDIMLPDMNGWDIIRMLRTAGKGMPVLLLTALGTIEHRVKGLELGADDYLVKPFAFAELLARVKTLLRRGNTMITESQFRVAGLSIDLVSRKVSRAGNRIVLTSKEFSLLEFFIRHQGEVLPRSLIASQVWDMNFDSDTNAIDVAVKRLRAKIDNDYETKLIQTVRGVGYMLEVPDA; translated from the coding sequence ATGAAAATATTGATCGTCGAAGACGAAATTAAAACAGGTGAATATCTCAGCAAAGGGCTTAGAGAGGCAGGGTTCGTAGTGGATCACGCTGATAATGGTCTTACCGGATATCATCTCGCCATGACAGCCGAGTATGATTTAGTCATTCTGGACATCATGCTGCCTGATATGAACGGCTGGGATATCATCCGGATGCTGCGCACTGCCGGAAAGGGTATGCCGGTCTTACTGCTGACGGCCCTCGGCACGATCGAACACAGGGTCAAAGGACTGGAACTGGGTGCGGACGATTATCTGGTTAAACCCTTTGCGTTTGCCGAACTGCTAGCCCGGGTGAAAACCCTTCTGAGGCGGGGAAACACGATGATCACGGAAAGCCAGTTTAGGGTGGCTGGTCTCTCGATTGATCTCGTATCCAGAAAAGTCAGTCGCGCCGGAAACCGCATTGTGCTCACCAGTAAAGAGTTCAGCCTGCTGGAATTTTTCATTCGCCATCAGGGAGAGGTTCTTCCCCGTTCCCTGATTGCCTCTCAGGTCTGGGACATGAATTTTGACAGCGACACTAACGCGATTGATGTCGCCGTAAAGCGACTCCGCGCTAAAATAGACAACGATTACGAGACAAAGCTGATCCAGACAGTCCGGGGCGTGGGCTATATGCTGGAGGTCCCGGATGCATAG
- the silS gene encoding copper/silver sensor histidine kinase SilS: MHSKPSRHPFSLSLRLTFFISLSTILAFIAFTWFMLHSVENHFAEQDVSDLQQISTTLNRILQSPEDPDEKKVSKIQESIASYRNVALLLLNPRGEVLFSSAQGAALRPAVNSADFSEHSHARDVFLWTVEDPARPMDTESEMKMETYRIIASSGQAIFQGKQQNYVMLTGLSINFHLHYLDALKKNLIAIAVVISLLIVLIIRIAVRQGHLPLRNVSNAIKSITSENLDARLEPTRVPIELEQLVISFNHMIGKIEDVFTRQANFSADIAHEIRTPITNLVTQTEIALSQDRTQKELEDVLYSSLEEYNRMTKMVSDMLFLAQADNNQLIPDRVRFDLRAEVMKVFEFFEAWAEERNITLKFNGMPCLVEGDPQMFRRAINNLLSNALRYTPEGQAITVSIREQESFFDLVIENPGKPIPEEHLSRLFDRFYRVDPSRQRKGEGSGIGLAIVKSIVEAHHGRVQVESDVRSTRFILSVPRLEQRIPEPQH; the protein is encoded by the coding sequence ATGCATAGCAAACCTTCCAGGCACCCTTTTTCACTCTCCCTGCGGCTGACCTTTTTTATCAGCCTGTCCACGATACTGGCTTTTATCGCCTTCACCTGGTTTATGCTGCATTCTGTTGAAAATCATTTTGCCGAGCAGGATGTCAGCGATCTTCAACAAATCAGCACCACACTGAACCGTATACTCCAGTCCCCGGAAGATCCAGATGAAAAAAAAGTAAGCAAAATACAGGAATCGATTGCCAGCTACCGCAACGTTGCCCTTTTGCTCCTCAATCCCAGGGGTGAGGTGCTCTTTAGTTCAGCGCAGGGGGCAGCACTACGCCCGGCCGTGAATTCAGCAGATTTTAGCGAGCACAGCCACGCACGGGATGTCTTTCTCTGGACGGTGGAGGATCCTGCGAGACCGATGGATACCGAGTCTGAAATGAAGATGGAAACATACCGGATTATCGCCTCCTCTGGCCAGGCGATATTTCAGGGCAAACAGCAGAACTATGTCATGCTGACTGGCCTCTCCATTAATTTCCATCTCCATTACCTCGATGCGCTGAAAAAAAATCTGATTGCGATTGCCGTCGTGATAAGCCTGCTGATTGTTCTGATCATTCGCATCGCTGTCCGTCAGGGGCACCTGCCCCTTCGTAATGTCAGCAATGCCATTAAAAGCATCACCTCCGAGAATCTTGATGCGCGGCTGGAACCGACACGCGTTCCCATTGAGCTGGAACAGCTGGTTATCTCGTTCAATCATATGATTGGAAAGATTGAGGATGTCTTTACCCGCCAGGCCAATTTCTCTGCCGATATCGCGCACGAGATCAGAACGCCCATCACCAATCTGGTGACGCAGACTGAAATCGCACTGAGTCAGGATCGAACCCAGAAGGAACTTGAGGATGTCCTCTACTCCAGTCTTGAAGAGTATAACCGGATGACCAAAATGGTCAGCGACATGCTGTTCCTGGCGCAGGCGGACAATAATCAGCTTATACCTGACAGGGTCCGGTTTGACCTCAGAGCAGAAGTCATGAAAGTCTTCGAGTTTTTCGAAGCCTGGGCCGAAGAACGCAATATCACGCTCAAATTTAACGGGATGCCCTGCCTGGTTGAGGGAGATCCACAAATGTTCAGAAGAGCGATCAATAATCTGTTATCCAATGCCCTGCGTTATACCCCGGAGGGACAGGCAATCACCGTCTCAATAAGAGAGCAAGAGAGCTTTTTTGACCTGGTGATTGAAAATCCGGGGAAACCAATCCCTGAAGAGCATTTATCAAGGCTTTTTGACCGTTTTTATCGGGTGGATCCGTCCAGACAACGAAAAGGAGAAGGCAGCGGCATCGGCCTTGCAATTGTGAAGTCAATCGTGGAAGCACATCACGGAAGAGTGCAGGTGGAATCGGACGTACGCTCAACTCGTTTTATCTTATCCGTGCCCAGACTGGAGCAAAGGATTCCGGAGCCCCAACACTGA
- a CDS encoding CueP family metal-binding protein: MIKKHILLALIVAYSSQSYATIINAETFKNLDYKSAVTTAHTLYKNNEGIMIKVLPDRIVATFSDGKSSSVAIPKDQFFLSIAPYINSSHPCTNHVLTGCTGEIINQTMKVVMIDTDTGETLIDKKMTTQRDGFIDFWVPKDKNLAFNIYYEAKDGSKRVAREVLSTFNNDRTCITTMKLIES, translated from the coding sequence ATGATTAAAAAACACATTCTATTAGCACTTATAGTTGCATATTCAAGTCAATCATATGCCACAATAATAAATGCAGAAACGTTTAAAAATTTAGACTATAAGAGTGCTGTTACAACAGCACATACACTATACAAAAATAATGAAGGGATAATGATAAAAGTATTACCCGATAGAATAGTTGCAACTTTCTCAGATGGTAAAAGTAGTTCTGTAGCAATACCAAAAGATCAATTCTTTCTTTCAATAGCTCCGTACATTAATAGTTCTCATCCATGTACGAATCATGTTTTAACAGGTTGTACCGGAGAGATAATAAATCAAACAATGAAAGTTGTCATGATTGATACTGACACAGGTGAAACATTAATAGACAAAAAAATGACGACACAACGTGATGGATTTATAGACTTTTGGGTTCCAAAAGATAAAAACTTAGCATTTAATATTTACTATGAAGCAAAAGACGGAAGCAAAAGAGTGGCGAGAGAAGTATTGTCTACTTTCAATAACGATAGAACTTGCATTACAACTATGAAACTTATTGAAAGTTAA
- a CDS encoding nuclear transport factor 2 family protein, translating into MSAGQSSLSFAHGDETHPIEQKAFIGVDSAAGNVVKHFHAALQAGNEVIVRQLLAANVQIYEGGKVERSLTDYANHHMLADMAYLKGLTITPKEHQITITGDIAISTSISHAQGEYKGKSIDSMTMETLVLIKQVDGSWKITHVHWS; encoded by the coding sequence ATGTCCGCAGGACAAAGCTCATTGAGCTTCGCCCATGGTGATGAAACACACCCGATAGAACAAAAAGCGTTTATCGGTGTTGATTCCGCCGCGGGCAATGTTGTCAAACATTTTCATGCTGCATTACAAGCGGGCAATGAGGTTATTGTTAGGCAGTTATTAGCAGCCAATGTTCAAATTTATGAAGGTGGAAAAGTAGAGCGTTCACTTACAGATTATGCCAATCATCATATGCTTGCGGATATGGCTTACTTAAAAGGGTTAACCATAACGCCAAAAGAACACCAAATAACGATTACGGGTGACATTGCTATTTCAACGTCAATAAGTCACGCCCAAGGTGAATATAAGGGTAAAAGTATTGACTCGATGACCATGGAAACGCTTGTGTTAATTAAACAAGTGGATGGTAGTTGGAAAATAACCCACGTGCACTGGTCGTAA
- a CDS encoding CopD family protein gives MILTVFEISVLISKWVIYLSVAAVIGGTLMQYLIKGQLNLSISVAKYTGLGAVLGLIAVSINYFAQIGAFAENGLIGMFDAQMHAFLWPTQVGQTVLWRLIGFGLMLVASGLLLHKNRYIKTFSAVLSILSCLLIAVTFTFIGHSTELGLLAQGLILIHVLIIGSWIGAFYPLWKLCCTDDHIVIKNVMDTFGRLGIVIVILVLLSGMGMVWMLFDSPTELISSDYGIAVTIKLCLVAIILLIAAWHKLVLVPKLTIANPSLAKQKLQKSIGLEAVIAVLILATTAVLSSVLGPMSLG, from the coding sequence ATGATATTAACCGTATTTGAAATATCGGTGTTGATATCTAAATGGGTTATCTATCTGAGTGTTGCCGCTGTTATTGGCGGCACATTGATGCAATACCTCATTAAGGGTCAACTTAATCTGAGCATTAGCGTTGCAAAATATACCGGCCTAGGTGCCGTATTGGGATTGATTGCCGTTAGTATCAATTATTTTGCGCAAATAGGGGCTTTTGCTGAAAACGGCTTGATAGGAATGTTCGATGCGCAGATGCATGCTTTTCTGTGGCCAACCCAGGTAGGGCAAACGGTGCTTTGGCGCTTAATCGGTTTTGGGTTAATGCTAGTGGCTAGTGGTTTACTGTTACATAAGAACCGTTATATCAAAACGTTTTCTGCGGTACTATCGATTCTCAGTTGTCTGTTAATTGCTGTCACGTTTACTTTTATTGGCCATAGCACTGAACTGGGATTGCTTGCTCAAGGCTTAATATTGATACACGTGTTGATCATTGGCAGTTGGATAGGCGCTTTTTATCCATTATGGAAATTATGCTGCACCGATGACCACATCGTCATAAAAAATGTCATGGATACATTTGGTCGTTTAGGCATAGTGATTGTCATTCTAGTGTTGCTTTCAGGCATGGGAATGGTGTGGATGTTGTTTGATAGTCCCACTGAATTAATCAGTTCCGATTATGGTATTGCGGTCACCATCAAGCTCTGTTTGGTGGCTATCATTTTACTTATAGCAGCATGGCATAAATTGGTTTTAGTACCGAAATTAACGATTGCGAACCCATCACTCGCAAAACAAAAACTACAAAAATCGATTGGATTAGAAGCAGTAATAGCAGTACTGATATTAGCGACTACAGCGGTACTTTCGAGCGTACTAGGTCCTATGAGTCTTGGATAA
- a CDS encoding copper resistance CopC family protein: MKLFNNVLVVTSLFLSASAFAHVGLSSSMPPNGAMLSQAPTTLELTFTAPVRLVKLTMQDEKQQSVPLTLPSSAASQAEFSFALPALNAANYTVNWMIMGDDGHKMKGNMSFMLHDSGMNTRSAPPMTMEHETSEHTAHQ, from the coding sequence ATGAAATTATTTAACAACGTTTTAGTCGTAACAAGTCTATTCCTGAGTGCTTCAGCATTTGCTCATGTCGGACTGAGCAGTTCTATGCCCCCTAACGGTGCCATGCTAAGTCAAGCCCCAACAACGCTTGAACTGACCTTTACGGCTCCGGTACGTTTGGTCAAATTAACAATGCAAGATGAGAAGCAGCAAAGCGTACCGTTAACATTACCTTCAAGTGCGGCCAGTCAAGCTGAATTTTCATTCGCCCTACCAGCATTAAACGCAGCAAATTACACAGTTAACTGGATGATCATGGGTGATGACGGTCATAAGATGAAAGGCAACATGAGCTTTATGCTTCACGACTCTGGCATGAACACTCGCAGTGCACCGCCTATGACAATGGAGCATGAGACTAGCGAGCACACTGCACATCAATAA
- a CDS encoding copper resistance protein B: MNKTNLVALGLLSLSASLASSAVFAGGNDDPLLTKVMLDQFEKGVDPQDPTQFSAQAWLGYDLNKLWLKTEGEYSNSDKQDLEIQALYSKPIAPYWDVQFGIKTDIKPTPNRNWAVIGVQGLAPYFFDIDAALFIGEQGRTAMRLSAEYELLITQKLILTPEVEVNLFGKDDAELGIGSGLSDVSAGLRLRYEIVREFAPYIGVDWRQKLGNTADYARSEGEDTQETQFVIGFSAWF; this comes from the coding sequence ATGAATAAAACGAATTTAGTGGCATTGGGACTGTTGAGTCTGAGCGCCTCATTGGCTAGCTCAGCTGTGTTTGCCGGCGGTAATGATGATCCTCTATTAACAAAAGTCATGCTGGATCAATTTGAAAAAGGCGTGGATCCGCAAGATCCTACCCAGTTTAGTGCACAAGCCTGGTTAGGTTACGATTTGAATAAGTTGTGGCTTAAAACCGAAGGTGAATATTCAAATAGTGATAAGCAAGACCTTGAAATTCAGGCTCTTTACAGTAAGCCCATCGCACCATACTGGGATGTACAATTCGGTATTAAAACCGATATCAAACCGACGCCGAACCGTAATTGGGCTGTGATTGGGGTTCAAGGGTTAGCGCCATATTTTTTTGATATTGACGCGGCCTTATTCATCGGTGAACAAGGCCGTACGGCTATGCGGTTGAGTGCGGAATATGAACTGTTAATCACTCAAAAATTGATACTCACACCTGAAGTAGAAGTTAATTTATTTGGTAAGGACGATGCTGAACTTGGAATAGGCTCAGGCTTATCTGACGTCAGTGCAGGGCTGCGATTGAGATACGAGATTGTTCGAGAGTTCGCACCCTATATCGGTGTTGATTGGCGTCAGAAGCTCGGTAATACCGCCGATTACGCCCGAAGTGAAGGGGAAGATACACAAGAAACCCAGTTTGTTATTGGTTTTAGCGCGTGGTTCTAA
- a CDS encoding copper resistance system multicopper oxidase, whose protein sequence is MKSQYMIKPMIQMTNSELNNSRRRFVFGASAMLALMSIPFPKNAVANALSQSLSQLSGKVFDLTIDYKMVNFTGKSARATVVNQLLPAPLLRWKEGETVTLRVKNNLDHDSSIHWHGIILPTEMDGVPGFSFDGIKPGETFEYQFTVQQSGTYWYHSHSGYQEQTGLFGAIVIDPATPDPVIYDRDYVIMLSDWSDEAPENIYAKLKKQADYYNYRERTVMDFFSDVNKNGLANTWNARSMWNNARMSDRDISDVTGSTYTYLMNGNPPQQGWQGLFEQGEKVRLRFINSSAMTIFDVRIPGLKMSVVASDGQNIQPVSVDEFRIGVAETYDVVIEPEVDNAYCIFAQSIDRTGFTVGNLTSDASLHAPIPPMDPRPVLGHSDMGMDMSDMDMSGMDHSKMDMGAGDMSGMDHSKMAMGGGDMSGMDHSKMAMDGGDMSGMDHSKMAMGSGDMSGMDHSKMAMGGGDMSGMDHSKMAMDAAKATVSGLGLAGFGSNNEIKHIDTEFGPQVDMRADAPKSGLHDPGIGLRDHQQQFNRKVLTYGDIKGLHPTYDTRQPSREIQLHLTGNMNRYMWSVNGVKFMDAAPLEFEYGERLRITLVNDTMMTHPMHLHGMWSELETGDPDFIPRKHTVLVQPGSKISYLVTADAKGQWAYHCHLLFHMPGMFRKVVVK, encoded by the coding sequence ATGAAATCGCAATACATGATAAAACCCATGATTCAAATGACAAACAGTGAACTCAACAACAGCCGACGCCGGTTTGTGTTTGGTGCATCCGCCATGTTGGCATTGATGTCGATCCCTTTCCCTAAAAATGCCGTTGCCAATGCGTTAAGCCAATCGTTGAGCCAGCTCTCTGGCAAAGTGTTTGACTTAACAATTGACTATAAAATGGTTAATTTTACCGGGAAATCTGCTCGAGCTACTGTGGTAAACCAATTACTGCCCGCGCCGTTATTACGTTGGAAAGAAGGTGAAACAGTCACCTTAAGAGTAAAAAATAATCTCGACCATGATAGCTCTATTCACTGGCACGGTATTATTTTACCCACCGAAATGGACGGTGTGCCTGGCTTTAGCTTTGATGGCATTAAACCCGGTGAAACATTTGAGTATCAATTTACCGTCCAGCAAAGTGGCACATATTGGTATCACAGTCATTCAGGCTATCAAGAACAAACCGGTTTATTCGGCGCTATTGTGATTGATCCAGCGACCCCCGATCCGGTTATATATGACCGTGACTATGTGATCATGCTGTCTGATTGGTCTGACGAAGCCCCTGAAAACATTTATGCCAAATTAAAGAAACAAGCCGATTACTATAATTACCGTGAGCGTACGGTAATGGATTTTTTCTCTGACGTGAATAAAAATGGCTTAGCCAATACGTGGAACGCTCGTTCGATGTGGAATAACGCGCGCATGAGTGACAGAGACATATCTGATGTTACGGGTTCAACTTACACCTATTTAATGAATGGCAATCCTCCGCAACAGGGCTGGCAAGGGTTGTTTGAACAAGGTGAGAAGGTGCGCTTACGCTTTATAAATAGTTCTGCTATGACCATATTTGATGTACGTATACCGGGTCTCAAAATGAGTGTTGTCGCCAGTGATGGTCAGAACATTCAACCGGTATCTGTGGATGAATTTCGAATCGGTGTTGCTGAAACCTATGATGTGGTTATTGAGCCAGAGGTTGATAATGCCTATTGTATTTTCGCTCAAAGTATTGACCGCACCGGCTTTACGGTAGGTAACCTTACCTCAGATGCCAGTTTACATGCTCCTATTCCCCCAATGGATCCAAGGCCAGTCCTTGGCCACAGTGATATGGGCATGGATATGAGTGATATGGATATGAGCGGTATGGATCATAGCAAAATGGACATGGGCGCTGGTGATATGTCAGGCATGGATCACAGCAAGATGGCTATGGGTGGCGGTGATATGTCAGGCATGGATCACAGCAAGATGGCTATGGACGGCGGTGATATGTCAGGCATGGATCATAGCAAGATGGCTATGGGCAGCGGTGATATGTCAGGCATGGATCACAGCAAGATGGCTATGGGTGGCGGTGATATGTCAGGCATGGATCACAGCAAAATGGCCATGGACGCTGCGAAAGCGACAGTCTCAGGACTAGGGCTTGCAGGCTTTGGCAGTAACAATGAAATTAAACACATTGACACCGAGTTCGGCCCACAAGTGGATATGCGTGCAGATGCGCCAAAAAGTGGTTTACACGATCCCGGGATTGGATTGCGTGACCATCAACAACAATTTAATCGCAAAGTATTAACTTATGGCGATATTAAAGGCTTACATCCTACCTACGACACGCGCCAACCTAGCCGCGAAATTCAACTGCATTTAACCGGCAATATGAACCGATATATGTGGTCTGTGAATGGGGTGAAATTTATGGACGCCGCGCCATTAGAGTTTGAATACGGAGAAAGACTGCGGATCACCTTAGTGAACGACACGATGATGACTCACCCTATGCATTTGCATGGTATGTGGAGTGAGTTAGAGACAGGCGACCCTGATTTTATTCCCCGTAAGCACACGGTATTAGTTCAGCCGGGTTCTAAGATCAGTTACTTAGTCACCGCCGATGCAAAAGGGCAATGGGCATATCATTGCCACTTGTTATTCCACATGCCAGGCATGTTCAGAAAAGTCGTGGTGAAATAA